The Dokdonia sp. 4H-3-7-5 genomic interval AATTTTGTACGGTATCACGCTTGGCGAACTTAACCCAATGTAGTAATTATCTTTAAAAAGAAAAGCTCCTACACCAACATCTAGTGAGGTAGTTTCCCCATTTTGAAAAGCTAAATCTCCTCCTACATTTTGATCTGTAAAATCAAGACTCTGATTATCTACGCCTAATTTTAATCCAAAAGATAGGTTTGTATTTTCTGCTACATTAATTCTGTAAGCAAAATTTACATTAAAATTATTTGTAGTGAGTACGTCTCCTATTTGATCATTTACATAGTTTACGCCTATTTCTACTCTCTCGTTAAGGGGAATATTTGCAAAAACATTTGCAGTTTTTGGCGCACCATCTAGACCTACCCATTGAGAGCGGTACAAACTACCTACTCTTATAAGTCCTGGTTCATTAATCATATAGGCTGGATTTACCACACCTTGATTGTACATATACTGCGTGTACTGTGGTTCTTGTTGAGCAAACGTAGATAAACTACAAAATGCCGCTAGTATGAATATTTTAAATTTCATCTTGAGGTTGTTTTTTTATCTACTTAAGTAAAATGATCCGTCTATTGGTTCTGAGTTTAAATCATTAGGATAGAAGATGTAAAAATATACACCTGTAGGTAGTTGATCACCTAATCCAGATCCTGTATTAGAACTTCCATCAAAAAGGGGAGTATTTCTATTTCCTCTGTAAACGATAGTTCCGTATCTATTGAAAATTTGAATATCAAAATTCGGGAAGATATTTGGTAAAGTTCCTAATTCTAAGAAATCATTCTGACCGTCATCATTGTCTGACACTCCATCAGAGATTTGAATCTGACATCTTCCGTCGCTTAGTGGTAAAACATCTGCTAGATATGGTACTCTAGGTGATTCACATCCGTTGTCATCTACCGCACTCACATAATAAGTTGTCTCATCTACTAATAAAGTAGATAATGGTAATGGATCTCCACCTTCCGCGGAAGCGTACCAAACAAAGTCTTCTACACTAACAACAAGATTCCCTAAGGTAACTCCATCATTAATACAGATAAATGGCTCATTTAATACTACTGTAGGCGCCATAACCGGTGTAATAGTAAATGTAATAGTTGCATCATTTTGACCACAAGCATCTGTAAAAACTATGTATAGATATGAGAAAGTACCTTCACCTAAGGCTCCCACATCAATTAATCCATCTACTACAGTTTCTGATGTATCGATATTTATAAACTCTCCTGTAAGCTGAGCATCATTAGATAATAATCCAAATAAAGAAGTTGTGTAATCTCCTGCACAAACAAACGTATCTATATCGTCTCCTGCGTTTGAGACAGGTACAATACTTACTGATATCGTTGCACTCACCGCATCACATGCTCCGTTTGCTGCAATACTATACACGTAGTCACCGCTCACTGCAGTCATTGGGTCAATAGAACCATTATTATCTGCTGTAGCATATCCTTCTGGACCAGACCAGCTACCATTACTATCAGGACTTCCTCCTAAAATTGTAAATAAATCAACAATAGCGCCATCCTCACAAGCCTGAAAAGTACCTCCAGTTCCAGCATTACTACTTTCAAAAACAATAAAAGATAATGTAGCTACATCTCCACAACCATCATCTGTAGTTGTTGTATACGTAAATTCAAATACTTGCTGCCCATCTACCGCAGGAACTGTAAACGGATTAGATATTACCGCACCAGTAGCTGTGTCTGTCCAAACACCTTGTGCTCCAACGTAAACTGCATCTGTACCGTTAGTTTCTAATAATGAAATTAAATCAAGAGGATTTGTAAAACTATCATCACAAAGCTCCACTCCCGAAGTGTTTTCACCAGCATAATTAGTTGTAAAAAATGAAACCGTCACCGTAGCAGTCACCGCTTCACATGCACCATTTGCGGCTATCGTATAGACATATGCGCCTTCTGCATTTACAGATGGGTCAAAGTTAGCTTCATTATCCATAGTGGTGTATCCATTAGGACCAGACCAAGTACCATTAGTATCTGGTGTACCTACTAATAATGTAAAGAGATTTATAAAGGTTCCATCTTCACAGGTTTCATAAGCTGCATCTTCTCCAGCATTACCTTGCTCAAAAACTGTAAAAGATAAAGTCGCTGTATCTTCACAGCCATCATCTGTAGTTGTTGTATACGTATAGTTAAATACTTGCTGCCCATCTACAGCAGGGACAGTAAATGGGTTACTAACTACATCGCCGGTGACAGTATCTGTCCAAATTCCTTGTGTTCCAACGTAAATCGTATCTGTACCGCTAGTTTCTAGTAATGAAATTAGATCAATAGGATTTGTAAAACTATTGTCACAAAGCTCCACTCCCGTAGTATCTTCGCCAGCATAATTAGTTGCAAAGAATGAAACCGTCACCATAGCAGTTACCGCTTCACAAGCACCATTTGCGGCTATAGTGTAAACATAAGCGCCTTCTGCATTTACAGATGGGTCAAAGTTAGCTTCATTATCCGTAGTGGTATATCCATTAGGGCCAGACCAAGTTCCATTTATATCTGGTGTACCTCCTAATAATGTAAAGAGATTTATAGTGGTTCCATCTTCACAAGTTTCATAAGCTGCATCTATACCAGCATCACCTTGCTCAAAAACTGTAAAAGATAAAGTCGCTGTATCTTCACAACCACCACCTCCAGTAGTATAAATAAACTCAAAAGTTTGAGAATCTGTAATTGATGGTATTGTAAATGGATTTACTATAACCGCTCCAGAGCTATCAGTCCAATCACCATTAGTATCTATAGTATCTGTGCCGTTATCTTCTAGAAGTGAAATTAAATCTACAGTTGTCGTTGTATTACATAACTCAACATCCGTAGTATCTTCCCCTGCATATATTGCATCTCCTAAAGTCACATCTACCGTTGCAGACGCTTCTTCACAGGTTCCGTTTGCCGGAACGGTATAGATATACTCTCCTTCTACACTTGTTCCTGGTGTAAACAAAGCAACATTATCTGTAGTTGTAAAACCATCAGGGCCAGACCAAGTACCGTTAGTATCTGGAGTTCCCCCTAAGAGAGTAAAAAGGTCAACCTCAGCTGCATCACTACAAACTGCGAGCGGTCCACTTTCTCCTGGATCGTATTGCTCATATACAGTAAAGCTTAGTGTAGCACTGTCTTCACATCCGTTTTCTGTTACCGTATTATATTCAAAGTTGAATAATTGAGAGTCTGTAATAGTAGGTATTTCAAAATTATTATCAACTACGTCTCCATTTGCAGTATTAGTCCATACTCCGTTTGCACCTACATAAATAGGAGCTTCATCAGTATTTACTTCTAATAAGTCCGTAAGTACTAGAGGACTCTCTGTTTCACAAACCTCAAGATCCGCAGTGTCTTCTCCTGCGTAGTTTGCTGGGTTAACTATTAAGGTAACTAGTGTAGATTGAGATTCACACGGCTGATCTCCAGACACGACTACTTCGCAGCCATCTGGACCTATATATGTTTGCGTGATACCTGGACCACAATGGTAACTTTCATTTACAATGAATTCAAACACATAGGTTCCTGCAGAAGTATTGTCTGTAAGTGTTGATACATCAATTGTACCGGCACTCGTATAATCAACATCTCCTACAAGCGAACATATTTCATCTAAATTAGATACAAGTCCTAGGTTAGAAGGCCCAGAGACCAACCTCCAATTTGTACAACTATTGTTTGGGTAATCAAATAATG includes:
- a CDS encoding gliding motility-associated C-terminal domain-containing protein, producing MGKLYLFLTLLLCSTVAAFSQCAEVETFTVCDMTVVDGNGDSIPDGIINLYEEFSAITGTTITPADGMWFDPNFNFALDVVTGDLYLWDLGSSSENIADYQFEFLNGATGCPDDVQFLFNVVLGPYSGTAASTTAGGVNLQVCQGAPPFECDSTTNIDLFQTLLSNPSPHGNGEWVYVGSSPNYVGISGNRFLNVNIPYQAGPPLVDEETFELEYRVPGITPCSAEEITSVLVSVTKEPFAGFANSFVICETELLAGNFDMDINLRDDEYLVNENIEGIWLTDSTGQISGPGDSIINLREIYDDLVATTPEFGCITYDFTYFVESRSSICSDQQSTIRFTFYEYIRPFEQNDIPELCVGDETLTTLNLYDYIDFAQEGATLFDYPNNSCTNWRLVSGPSNLGLVSNLDEICSLVGDVDYTSAGTIDVSTLTDNTSAGTYVFEFIVNESYHCGPGITQTYIGPDGCEVVVSGDQPCESQSTLVTLIVNPANYAGEDTADLEVCETESPLVLTDLLEVNTDEAPIYVGANGVWTNTANGDVVDNNFEIPTITDSQLFNFEYNTVTENGCEDSATLSFTVYEQYDPGESGPLAVCSDAAEVDLFTLLGGTPDTNGTWSGPDGFTTTDNVALFTPGTSVEGEYIYTVPANGTCEEASATVDVTLGDAIYAGEDTTDVELCNTTTTVDLISLLEDNGTDTIDTNGDWTDSSGAVIVNPFTIPSITDSQTFEFIYTTGGGGCEDTATLSFTVFEQGDAGIDAAYETCEDGTTINLFTLLGGTPDINGTWSGPNGYTTTDNEANFDPSVNAEGAYVYTIAANGACEAVTAMVTVSFFATNYAGEDTTGVELCDNSFTNPIDLISLLETSGTDTIYVGTQGIWTDTVTGDVVSNPFTVPAVDGQQVFNYTYTTTTDDGCEDTATLSFTVFEQGNAGEDAAYETCEDGTFINLFTLLVGTPDTNGTWSGPNGYTTMDNEANFDPSVNAEGAYVYTIAANGACEAVTATVTVSFFTTNYAGENTSGVELCDDSFTNPLDLISLLETNGTDAVYVGAQGVWTDTATGAVISNPFTVPAVDGQQVFEFTYTTTTDDGCGDVATLSFIVFESSNAGTGGTFQACEDGAIVDLFTILGGSPDSNGSWSGPEGYATADNNGSIDPMTAVSGDYVYSIAANGACDAVSATISVSIVPVSNAGDDIDTFVCAGDYTTSLFGLLSNDAQLTGEFINIDTSETVVDGLIDVGALGEGTFSYLYIVFTDACGQNDATITFTITPVMAPTVVLNEPFICINDGVTLGNLVVSVEDFVWYASAEGGDPLPLSTLLVDETTYYVSAVDDNGCESPRVPYLADVLPLSDGRCQIQISDGVSDNDDGQNDFLELGTLPNIFPNFDIQIFNRYGTIVYRGNRNTPLFDGSSNTGSGLGDQLPTGVYFYIFYPNDLNSEPIDGSFYLSR
- a CDS encoding type IX secretion system membrane protein PorP/SprF, with protein sequence MKFKIFILAAFCSLSTFAQQEPQYTQYMYNQGVVNPAYMINEPGLIRVGSLYRSQWVGLDGAPKTANVFANIPLNERVEIGVNYVNDQIGDVLTTNNFNVNFAYRINVAENTNLSFGLKLGVDNQSLDFTDQNVGGDLAFQNGETTSLDVGVGAFLFKDNYYIGLSSPSVIPYKIENNLGNGDSSILYKKDPTAYLMAGYVYDVSDVLKIKPSAVAKWISGAPLTYDLSLNALYDEKFELGVSYRHQDAIAALAGFNITNDLKIGYSYDFNVSDLNRFNNGSHEVVLLYTFDLLGVQKRYISPRFY